In Phycisphaerae bacterium RAS2, the DNA window TGGGCCGCGATACGTTCTTCTCGGCCGACAAAGCCCGTCGCGAACTCGGCTGGAAATCGACCGTTGGATACGAAGAGGGCATCCCCGCCACGATCCGTTGGTATGAGGACAACGCGCGACGCGCCGCGGCCCCCGCCGGCGCCGCCGTCCCGGCTTAAATCGCCTGGCCGCCGCGTTCGCCCGTGCGGATGCGCACGCAGTCTTCCAGCGGCATGATGAAGATTTTTCCGTCGCCGACTTCGCCCTTGCCGCTGCGCGCACCCTGGACGATCGCCTGAACGGTCGGCTCGACGTAAGGATCGTTGACGCCGATGGTGATTTGCAGCTTGCGCGCCATCGGCGCGCGAACCACCTGCCCGCGGAAGAACTCAACCTCGCCCTGCTGCTGGCCGTGGCCCTCCACCGAGGCGATGGTCATTCGATAATTGTCGCCCTCGTCCAGCACGGCGCGCAAGGCCGCCTGAACCGCTTCGAGTTGTTCGGGACGAATGATGGCGATAATGAGTTTCATCAGTGGTGATACCCCCGCTCGCCGTGGAGCATGATATCCAACCCGTCGCGCTCCTGCTGGTCGGTGCAGCGCAGGCCCATCGTCTTCATCACGATCAGGCCGATCACGAGCGTCCCCACGAACGAATAGGCCGCCGCGGTGACCACACCCAGCGTCTGCAACCCGACCTGTCCCAGATTCCCATCAAGCAGCCCCTTCACCGGGATCGTACAGAAGATGCCCGTCGCGATTGCGCCCCAGATGCCGCCGACGCCGTGAACCCCGAACGCATCGAGGGAATCGTCGTACCCCATGCGCCCTTTCAACTGCACGGCGCCATAACAAAGCAGCGAAGCTACGCCGCCGATGACCAGCGCCGACACGGGCTGGACGTGGCCGGCCGCCGGCGTGATCGCGACAAGCCCCGCGACGATGCCCGAGGCAATCCCAAGGCTTGTCGTCTTCCCGCGGTGCCACCATTCCAGCACAATCCAGGCCAGGGCCGCCGCAGCCGCCGCGGATTGCGTCGTGGTGAATGCAAGCCCGGCGACGTATCCCGCCGCGGGCCACTCCACCGCGACGGCGCTGCCGGCGTTGAATCCGAACCAGCCAAACCAAAGGAGCCCCGCGCCGGTGAGAGTGAGCACGAGGCTGTTGGGCATGATCGCGCCGCGCGGGTAATCCCGCCGCCGACCCATGAGCAGAATCAGCGCCAGTGCCGAGACGCCCGCGGTAATGTGCACGACCGTGCCGCCGGCAAAATCGAGCACGCCGCGCTCGAAGAGCCAGCCGCCCGGCGCCCAGACCCAGTGACAAACCGGATCATAGATCAGCGTTGACCAAAGGAGGATGAACACCACGTAGCTGGAGAACTTCATCCGCTCGGCCACCGCGCCGCTGATGAGCGCGGGCGTGATAATGGCGAACTTGCCCTGAAACATGACAAAGACCAGCTCGGGGATCGCCTTGTCGCCATACGTCGCCGTATGCGAGACTTCGCGAAGAAAGAGGTAAGCCCGGTCCCACCCGAAGAGGCCGCCGACATCCTGCCCGAACGACAGGGCGTAGCCGACGACGACCCATTGCACGCCGATGACAGCCATCGCCACGTAGCTGTGCATCATGGTCGTCAGAACGTTCTTCTGCCGGACCATGCCGCCGTAGAACAGGGCAAGCCCCGGCACCATGAGCAGGACGAGGGCCGATGACGCGAGCAGCCACGCCGTGCTGCCGGAATCCAGTTCAGCGGGTTTGGCTTCCGCCAAGAGTGATGTCCATTCCATGGGCGGGGACTATACCAATGCGACAGGCTCGGGGCCAGCCGCAAGGGCCAGATCGCTTCACAATCGGCCGACCCTCGCGGTTGGACCAATCCGGCGCATCGCCGGAGAACTCCTTACAATGCCCAACATGAACGCGGGCCGAACCGAACAACCCAATCGCACGGACAAAACGCCGGTCACTTACGGCATTCTCGGCATCCTGCAGCGCGACGGTCGCGTGCTGCTGATCCAGCGGTCTCGGCATGTGCGCGTGCCGCTGGCATGGTGCTTTCCCGGCGGCACGATCGAACCCGGCGAATCGCAGCCTGATGCCCTCGTGCGCGAACTGCATGAAGAAGTGAACCTGATCGTTCGCCCCGGCCGACACCTGATGACGCAAACCAAGCACGACGGGCGGCTGGTGCTCCATTGCTGGTCGGCGGAGATTCTCGACGGCGACCTGCGCCCCAACCCGCAGGAAGTCGCTGATCTGGCGTGGCTCACGCCCGCGGAAGTGCGAAGCAAGGCAGGCGTCCTGCCGGGCACGACCGAC includes these proteins:
- the glnB_2 gene encoding Nitrogen regulatory protein P-II gives rise to the protein MKLIIAIIRPEQLEAVQAALRAVLDEGDNYRMTIASVEGHGQQQGEVEFFRGQVVRAPMARKLQITIGVNDPYVEPTVQAIVQGARSGKGEVGDGKIFIMPLEDCVRIRTGERGGQAI
- the amt gene encoding Ammonia channel precursor produces the protein MEWTSLLAEAKPAELDSGSTAWLLASSALVLLMVPGLALFYGGMVRQKNVLTTMMHSYVAMAVIGVQWVVVGYALSFGQDVGGLFGWDRAYLFLREVSHTATYGDKAIPELVFVMFQGKFAIITPALISGAVAERMKFSSYVVFILLWSTLIYDPVCHWVWAPGGWLFERGVLDFAGGTVVHITAGVSALALILLMGRRRDYPRGAIMPNSLVLTLTGAGLLWFGWFGFNAGSAVAVEWPAAGYVAGLAFTTTQSAAAAAALAWIVLEWWHRGKTTSLGIASGIVAGLVAITPAAGHVQPVSALVIGGVASLLCYGAVQLKGRMGYDDSLDAFGVHGVGGIWGAIATGIFCTIPVKGLLDGNLGQVGLQTLGVVTAAAYSFVGTLVIGLIVMKTMGLRCTDQQERDGLDIMLHGERGYHH
- the nudG gene encoding CTP pyrophosphohydrolase, whose translation is MPNMNAGRTEQPNRTDKTPVTYGILGILQRDGRVLLIQRSRHVRVPLAWCFPGGTIEPGESQPDALVRELHEEVNLIVRPGRHLMTQTKHDGRLVLHCWSAEILDGDLRPNPQEVADLAWLTPAEVRSKAGVLPGTTDILDGIGL